The following proteins are co-located in the Malus sylvestris chromosome 13, drMalSylv7.2, whole genome shotgun sequence genome:
- the LOC126596104 gene encoding uncharacterized protein LOC126596104, translating into MWLACVCDEEEKELGRQQAPGSCPHCRGKVQAVDVEAQRKLCFLPLCFKIKRKYFCTLCSRRLVLDY; encoded by the coding sequence ATGTGGCTGGCGTGCGTCTGCGACGAGGAAGAGAAGGAGCTGGGGAGGCAGCAAGCTCCTGGATCATGCCCGCACTGCCGAGGCAAAGTGCAAGCGGTGGATGTCGAGGCTCAACGGAAGCTTTGCTTTCTGCCCTTGTGCTTCAAGATCAAGAGGAAGTACTTCTGTACTCTCTGCTCCAGGCGCTTGGTCCTGGACTACTAG
- the LOC126595385 gene encoding uncharacterized protein LOC126595385: MPTSGEKYGEMCSNIAKSFNSWILDERKMPTYQMIDNIRVKLMEMSSDRQREAERWTSPICPTKDEEMMKMVEVGRHWNVCLSSEHIFEVRDEYSVMMDLQSHTCSCYQWQIKGFPCAHALAAILKDGGNPYDYVKDYFTTDFYKSSYSYPIILVPDIEKDEQSMSQEFVIEPPLTKRSPGRPKFKRLKSIGEETRPNKCSRCGDATRHNRKTCYAPI, encoded by the coding sequence ATGCCTACTTCAGGGGAAAAATATGGTGAGATGTGCTCTAATATTGCAAAATCCTTCAATTCTTGGATTTTGGATGAACGCAAGATGCCAACTTACCAAATGATTGATAACATACGTGTGAAGTTGATGGAGATGAGTTCTGATAGGCAACGTGAAGCCGAAAGATGGACCTCACCAATATGCCCAACAAAGGATGAAGAAATGATGAAAATGGTTGAAGTTGGAAGACATTGGAATGTGTGTCTCTCAAGTGAACATATTTTTGAAGTCAGAGATGAGTATTCTGTCATGATGGACTTACAAAGTCATACTTGTTCTTGTTATCAGTGGCAAATTAAAGGGTTCCCTTGTGCACATGCTTTGGCAGCTATTTTGAAAGATGGAGGTAACCCATATGATTATGTCAAAGATTATTTCACAACAGATTTCTATAAGTCTTCTTATTCATATCCCATCATTCTTGTACCTGATATTGAAAAGGATGAACAATCTATGAGTCAGGAGTTTGTGATAGAACCCCCATTGACAAAGAGGTCCCCAGGTAGACCAAAATTTAAAAGACTAAAATCTATTGGGGAAGAAACACGCCCAAACAAGTGCAGTAGGTGTGGTGATGCTACACGCCACAACCGGAAAACTTGCTACGCCCCTATTTGA